Proteins encoded within one genomic window of Candidatus Bathyarchaeota archaeon:
- a CDS encoding DNA-directed RNA polymerase subunit K, protein MVRIAVDEEVGDRSERRILIGPPRLTKYERARIVGARALQISMGAPVLVKLPETLTDPIEIAVYELDKGVLPITVRRRLPDGTYQDIPIRWLQGKG, encoded by the coding sequence ATGGTTAGGATCGCGGTCGATGAAGAGGTCGGGGATCGGTCTGAGAGAAGAATTCTGATAGGTCCCCCGAGGCTGACCAAATATGAACGAGCCAGGATAGTGGGCGCTAGGGCTCTCCAAATATCTATGGGTGCTCCCGTGCTTGTCAAGCTTCCTGAAACGCTCACAGACCCCATCGAGATAGCCGTTTATGAGCTTGATAAAGGGGTTCTCCCCATAACCGTCCGTCGGAGGCTTCCAGACGGTACATACCAAGATATTCCCATACGGTGGCTTCAGGGGAAGGGGTAG